A region of the Penicillium psychrofluorescens genome assembly, chromosome: 6 genome:
CTTCAAATTTGCTAATGTGCATTTAGCACCGACTTTAAGCTTGCTTTGAAGTCCGGTTTGTATGACCTGACCAGCGCCCGCGACACCTACCGTGAATCTGCGACGGCTGCCGGCGTGGGCATGCACCGGGATATCATCCTGCGTTACATTGAGATGCAGGCTCTTATGCTGGCACCCATTGCCCCCCACTGGGCCGAGTACATTTGGCTAGAGGTCCTCAAGAAGGTGAAtatttctctttctgttgcCCGTCTACCATGTTCTAACATTCAACCAGTCCGAGACGATCCACAACGCCAGGTTCCCCGAGGTTCCCGAGCCCTCTCCTGAGCTGTCCGCCGCGCAGGCGTATGTTCGCGGCactgcttcttccatcctgTCGTCGGAAGCAAACTTCGCCAAGAAGCTGTCCAAGGGCAAAGCGTCAACCTTTGACCCGCGcaagcccaagaagctgaCCATCTTCGCGGCCAAGAAATACCCCACCTGGCAGGAGAAGTACATCGACCTTGTGCGCGATGCCTTTGATTCTCTCAGCGTCTCCATCAACGACAAGGAGCTCAACGCCAAGGTCGGCAAGCTTGGTGAAATGAAGAAGGCCATGCCTTTCGTCCAAGCCCTGAAGCGCCGTCTGGTCCAGACCCGCGAGGCCCCCGAAACTGTGTTTGATCGCAAGCTGCCCTTTGACGAGTTCGCTGTTCTCTCCGAGATGCTGGGTGGTCTGAAGCGTACTGCCGGCTACAAGGAGATTGAGGTTATTGCCGTTGATGAGGGTGGTAAGACCGGTGAGGTCGTGGGCACTGGCGAGAAGAGGGAAGGTCTGAGTGCTGAAAGTGCGGTGCCTGGTCAGCCGACTTTCCAGTTTACCAACGTGGATTAGTAGATGATTTTGTTGTTTGGAAAAAAGAGCTATGTGTGATGAGTTTATGTGGATAAGAAAAATAACAGAAAGAATTTTCATATTGTTCTCTGCCGTCTCACGGTCATCTCTAGGAATATAACTACCTTTGATGTTCTTGCATAAATCGAGTCCGAGCAAGTGTTTCTCCGAGCTCAAGTTTGAGCCTGATGAAGTTATTTTAGAACCTGTCGAGAATACTTTTCGTATAGATCCGGGTACCATCTTTTCCCAACATCAGGATGACTTAGAACTCGATTCCTGAGAGTTGCCTCTCCAAACTATGAAATACAATTAGCCTCGACTCAAGTCGCTTTGAAAGGGCATTGTCGAACATACACAAGAGTATAAGGGCGACAGGAACTCGCTTGCGACATCCACGTCTCGTTTCTTCTTATCATCCGAGACCGGAATGCGCTGCACAATATGCGCTGCGGACTCCTTCAGCTCAGGTAAGGTCAAATCTAGCCTCACGCCCAGGAAGAAGGGAATGCTAAATCGAGCTCTTTGTGTAGGGGCCTATAGCACGGTCTTAGCATTTCTCCAGGGCTGCCATAGTTATTCTTGACTGACTAGGACGCGGTGGGTGGTAGCCGCACAGACTCCTCCAGTAATAGCCTCGAAGCCCTGCTGAATATTGACAACAAGACTTCCCTCCACAGGCGGGACATCGATCCACTGTCCGTTTTTGTTCAGGACTTGTAGTCCGCCTGTGTCATCCTGGGACAGGAACGTGAAGAGCCCTGTCGAGTCCTTGTGCGGACCAACACCCTGCGAATTAGGTGGACCCGCAGGATACTTGACAAATTTGAGTCGATCCATGTTGCCTTTAAACTGGTCAAAGGTAGCGGGTGGTAGCGATAGACTTTCTGCTACCAAATGCATGAATCTCTTTGCCAGGTTTCCGGCCTTGGTGAAGTACTCTTCGATCGTCTCCTTGGCATCAGGCGCGTCTGGGTACTTGGGGGAAATGTCAGCGTAATGATTGAGACAAGTGTAAGATTAGTGCTTACTTGGTTTGGGCCTTCAAGCTGCTGCCAGAACGGATCGTCGTCTCTCCATGGCTTTACTCCAGGAGAGCCAAAGTCAAATTGCTGACAGATATTGTTATTACACCTTTCGCTGGTAGATAGTGAAACGATCCTAGAGGGCATACCTCACGGAAATCGGTCTTTGAAGCGGTTGTTTCAGCACCCAAGCGTGTATAACCCAAAAACGAGGGCGAATTTATCATGTCACATTTCTCCTTCACTTCTTTAGACAAAGCAAAGAACTCCGGGATCCGCTTATGTGTGCTGTGGAGGAGATCCTGTTTCATTGGATCAGAAGTCAGTACTAAAAGCTAATCAGATTAATTGAATATTATTATCACCTCAAGTCCGGTGTTCGTCAGGTACAGAAATCCCACTAGGAAGATAGCCTCGCGCAATTTGGCCAGTTCCTCCTGTTTCGTGACTGGGTTGTTCAGTCGGCCGAAGTCCACCTTCGGAACAGACGAGAAAGTCTCTACCATTGTGGTAGGTAGGTGTGGTTGGAAACCATGAGTCGCTGGAAACAGGCTGAGGATGAGTGGTTATAGCCCCGCGTTTTCAGAGAAGTTGTCAAATACAAGGCGCGACTGACTAAGAGGAGTTAATTGGGCTTCAAGCTGCCCGCATGAATTATCAGTGGAGAATTAATGTCGTTGCTCCTCACCAGAGGTCCATGGCCGGCGTTTGATTGTGATTTTCGGGGGTTGGTCCACAATCAAATGCCGAACGGAACTGACGTCAGGCAAAAAATGAATGCTACTAATTTCTTATGCATTTTGAAGTTTGTCCTCCGCTTACCAGGATCAGATTTCATTATTTACGGATTCGGTTTAGAAAAAAATCAATTCTTTTGACTATGTCGATCGGTGTGACGCTTGTTTCCTACCGACCGCCATTCTTTCCATTCTCCTAGAGTGAGCTAGGACAGAGCAGGAACGCGCCAAACCCATGGCCCGAGCTAAACCTCCTGTGGTAAAGGCTGCTTGCCTTTCATGGTAAACAAGATGCTTTTACACCTGTTCACTTCGTCAGAATAGAGCTGACAGAGGAATATAGCCGCTCATCGAAAACTCGCTGCGACGGAAAACAGCCATGCGGTAGTGTAAGCCCAGCCCGACCCCCATTTGTCTAAAGTGACCAATCTAAACAATCATCGATCTGCCAGTGTGCCAGCAGGGAGCGAGACTGTAGTTACCAGCCCAGTCGTAGGGGTGGTGTCCGGAGAGGTACAAGATATGCAGAAGAGCAACGACGTCGGCTTGAGCCAAAGAACCTAttgtcttccttctctccaaGCTCGCCTCCAGAAATTACAAAGAGCCTTGGTAAGTACGTCATGATATTCTCAAGTCTGTCCTCCTCTGACTGCTTGCCAGATTCTGCCTTGGATAGGGTGATGTGCTTGGTTTCTCCATTTGCAGGTCTTCACAACCTTGATTTCTCCTCGGACAGTCTGTTAGATACGATCGGAGGCGGAAATTTTTGGGAACAGTTTACTCCAAGTACTGAAGGTCCCCATAACTCGGTGTCTGCTGCCGATGTAGAGCAACCAATCGCTAGAGCATACCAAAGTGAAGCGGACATGTACACCGAGAAACCCCCCACAAAAGAAAATTCCAACTTACTGATAGTTATGAGACAGTGCCAATGCCTACTACATATACATTCACCAATATCTTCCACTATTGCCACCATCAACGGAGCCGAAGCGCAAAGATTCATATGGGTTAGCTCGACTATCAGTAGGATCAACCGAACCCCAAAAAGCGGACTTGCATTATTGGCCAAAGTCATCTTTGGGCCTCGCCTTGTCTGCGATCTTAGTCCTGATACCACCTTCTCAAAACTCTTCCCCAATGACCGAAGCAAACGTTGCGCTAAGACGGTCATATGCCCATATGTTTGCCCAGGCGGCCCTGGCAAGTGCGGAAAATGAGATTGACAGGATTGGACCTATATCAAGTCTGGGTGTTGCCCTACCTCAAGAAAGAAGCCATGTGCATCCTCTGGTGCCTTTTCAGCTTGATCCCATATTGACCCTTGTGGTCCTCACTATTTATGAGTACTGCCAGCGGGGCAATGTCTCCAGGATGAGGGCTCGAATCAACCAGGCTGTGACGACGGCCATGGATATGTCTCTTCACGAGCTAGGGTTGACTACAACAGAATATTCAGAAGCGCAACGGCGCGCTTGGTGGATGACAGTGGGTTTATATGAACGTTGTATGCACTGCTGCTAACTATATTATTAGATGTTTGTATCCTATCAATCTTCCAATCTTCACCTTGCAGTACGATCAATGTTTTAGCCCGAACTGCAGAGAATTTCTACTAACAATCAACGCAGCCACCGGTGATTACTGCAGAAGATCAACGAATAACGACCCCATTCCCTCAGTTTGATATGCATCTAGAGGTATATATTGTCTTTAAAAGTAATGATCACTCTTCACTGACTTTTATAAGCCCTGGTGCTTCATTATAAGAGTCCAGAAAGCCCTTTATGAGTGTAACCAAATGGCTCGAAGGCCGGAGCGTGTGACCGAGACAGTCCCTCCACGCGATATGAGCACTGAAATCAGAAATCTGGATAACCAAGTTGTGTCCTTGATGACTGAATCAGATCGCTATCTTCGAACAGGATTTGACCAAGGGAATGAAACTCTCGTGGCAGAAAACATGTGGAGAATCAGTCGAATCCTCATCTATACGTGAGAAATATCCACAATCGTGCTATTTTACACTTGTTGATTTTCACAGTGCCCGAATTCGCCTACATCGTTCCAAAGCTTTCATGGATATCCCGTTGTTCTTAGACAAATACTGTGATCTCACCTCGATCAACAGCCACGACTTCTCACATCACATAGCCACTCGTTCGGTATCTCGAGGAATAGAGCGCGATATAAGCTTCCCTTTTACCGAACAAGAATCCTCTCATATTTGCCTCAAGGCTTCTCTCGTGGTTGCGAAGGGTTTCCGAGATTTGGTACATCCAAGCGCTTTCGGTGGAGACACTTCTGAGGGAGATCTTCTGAGCAGTAAAGACATGTTCTCAGACTTAGGAGATTACAAATATCCACACAGCATCCCTTACTTTTCATGCAGCGCCATGCAAAGCTCATACGCCCTCCTCATGCTCGTCCGCAAACTACGTTCAAGTCTCGCGACTGATCGCCTGGGAGCATGTTATCATCTACTCAACAAGCCCGAGCCGGCTACGGAAGCTTCTGATACTGAACGGCTAATCGAGGAGCTGCGTCATGGGGTTGAGCTTCTCAGTGTATCTTTGGAACCAGATGTCGTTTTCGAAGGCGTTGGGAGAATGGGCCACGAAATCAAAAGCGCATACGTGGCCGCGTTTTCAGATTACATTGGAATTTAGAGATCATAGGTCAAATTATTAATATGATACTGAGATCTGAAGCTGGTGTCTTTTTAAAAGGAAATTTCTTGGCTGCACCTGCCGAAGGAGGAGTGTCTGCTCCTGCCTGACCAGGTACCAGTTCGACCTATCGGGCCAGTACAGACAGTCTTCCGGTAATTCCCTATCTACCATATCAGTCTAAGATCACTCTTAATGATATCTATAACTTTGGGCATGAAGATATTAAGTCCAGTAAGTCTTAGGGTTACACGATTTGCCACTCGGTGTTTGAACTTGAAAGCTTGGCATGATGCCCTGAAAGACCTACGCATATTTATAACCCTAAAATTGAACGCCTTCTCCATAATCTTAACTGAACTTCAATTAGAAAAAAATGGCCCGTCTGAATGTGCTCAAAAATCACCTCCCTTGGACTCGAACCCCACTCATCGTCAGTGCCCCCATGAGCGGCGCGGCAACCAGCAAACTAGCGGTGGCTGTCACTCGCGCTGGGGGCTTAGGTCAAATTGGTTTCATGGACGACATGGCTGCTTTGTCAAACGAGCTGAACACTGCAAAGCATGAGCTCCAGGATCTTATGAACACCCTTCCCAATCCACAACAGTTACCGATTGGAATGGGAGTGATAGTTTTCGGGTCGCCGATTGAAGCGTTCATGCAGCTTTTTGCGGCGTATCAACCAGCCGTGgcttggctttcttttgGAAGCACCAGCGAACTACGAGCATGGACGGAAGGAATCCGACGGTCTtcaccagaaacaaaagtGTGGATACAGCTGGGAAGCCTTCAAGCTGCTTTGGATGTTGCACTAGTCTGTCGCCCGGACGTGTTGGTTGTGCAAGGAGGGGATGCTGCAGCACATGGACATCAGAATGGAGCCAGTGTTCTGTCTCTCATACCGGAGATTGCAGACACGCTCCAAGAAAACGAACTCCATGACATTCCGCTGGTTGCTGCGGGTGGAATCGTGGATGGCAGAGGTTGTGCTGCAGCCTTAGCACTCGGTGCATCTGGCGTGGTTATGGGCACTCGATTTCTCGCCGCTACAGAGACACAGATACCTCAGTCTTACCGCGATGCGATATTCAAGGCTTCCGATGGTGGGGAGGTCACCGCGAGATCCAGAGTGTTCGACGAGATTTGGGGTCCGAATTTCTGGCCAACCACCTACGACGGCAGATGTCTTAAAAACAAGGCTTATGAGCAATATCGAGATGGTGTCGGTATTGACAAGATTCGAAATGGGTTATTTTCGGCAATACATAGGCAGGATACTGAGCCTTTAGATGCCCAGGAGCTAGGCAGCCTTTGGGCTGGCACTGGTGTTGGGCTGGTGAAAAGCATGGAAAACGCTGCAGATATTGTCAGAGAGGTTCAAGGCCAGACTCGGAAGTATTTGGACCGAGCTATGTTATCCCTGTGAGAAAACAGCTCAGCCGTCAATTACAAGCGTCTTCTTTGAAACCAATTCTGTATGTTCTCTATTATTCATTGTTTTCTCCCGCGTTTCATCGTCTTGGCCCCGACGGAACCCGGAAGATAAAGTTTCGCATTccgaaacaaaaaaaaggaagaaaagaaataAACAATGAAGAACCACGGTCGGCCATTTTCGTGCCGAATGTCCGGAAGTCATCATTCGTCGCCGTATACTTATATGATCTTCATATGAAGGATGTGATATTCGTGCATTGACTTGCTATAGTGACGGTCTGGGCTTGGCGAAATGATATAGGGTAGCCTCCGAATTGTGCAGATCTGTGTTTCAGAATAGTGATCTATGAATAAAATGCTTGCAAAATGAACCCTGCACGAGGATACCTCGTATAGATCCGCCATATTATTGGTCAGACCCTGGAGATCATCAGTACGTGGCACCACCGCAGGAACCACACCCCGGAGCTTGGCCTTGCCTGCGCTTCCCACGTTGGGTAAAGTGAGATCGGGAGGACCGGGTCAGATGCAGTAGTGGACGGCGTTCCTTCTCATTTTAGTACTGGCCCTCGACGCTCCCTGATCTCAGTGGCGTTCTGCCAGTTACAGTGGAATATATCCGTGAAAATACTAGTCGTTTTCAGAACTCGATGGTTCTTTGGTTCAGAGGTGCCTCGAAGCTATTTCTAGTGTCTTGTCAACTCACATCGATCTTTGTTTTTCAACGCGATCGTACCTGTCGCTACATACTCCATCGGGAAAAGTCTAGTATCAGCTAAGACATTATTCCAGGCGTCAGTTTTCAACTCTAACTCTTTATGGTGGTGATAAACTGCAGGTCCGATTTATCAAACTTTTCAGTACGGAGTAATTGCATCCATATTCCTAGCCCCCTCCTTGGCGGTGTATACTTGTTGATCAACCCTAAGGGACCCGTCGGCCGTCGGACACACAAGGTCTTCCGCAGCATCCTGGGATCGAGTGAAATACGGGTTGTGAATAACACGATGTCGATCAAGATACCTTGATAGGCCCTCTCCGTGGCTTGTTTCTTAAGATAAGGCTGCGCATGCGGGGCATGTTTCATCAATCTTTCCATCTTCCAGTAGGCGAATTCGAAAGGCACCGATCGGCCTCCGTCGGCCCTAATATTGTACATCAAATTGTCGATCACAAGTTGCACGTCTAGCGAACTTTTACGCTTCAAATGTTACCCCTTATGTTACATCAAGGCTGACTTGTGTATTGGATATAGGCATGGCATATGTACTCGGTTTGGGAGAAGCTTTGTTTCATTGTTTCTGTATAGAAATACTATATAAAGTGTGCTTATTCCTCCGCTGTCTTTCGGCTCTCCACCTCACTCATCTCAAGCCTCTTCTTTTATAACCTGATTAGGTCTTTCCTTGAACGAAAGGTTCCAGAGGAACGGTACTACAATATGAGGTACTCTATCATCAGTGCCGCTTTGCTTGCGACCTCCGCTGTTGCGGCACCTCTGACGGCTTCTCGTCAGGCGCGCGAGCAAGCCCGCCGCGGTCTTCACATTGGCAAGGCGCGTCACCAGACTCAACCGCCTCGTAAGCCTGGTACCAACCAGCGGCTTCAAGCGAGCGAGATCACCCACGAGGATTACGATTCAAACTGGGCGGGAGCTGTCCTTGTTGGAACCGGCTACACCGCAGTCTCTGCCGAGTTCCAGGTCCCGACTCCTCAGGCCCCAGCTGGCGGCGACTCCAGCACCCAGTACTGCTCCTCTGCCTGGGTTGGCATTGACGGAGACACTTGCTCCAGCGCTATTCTGCAAACCGGTGTCGACTTCTGCATTCAAGGCGGCTCGGTGTCCTACTCCGCATGGTACGAGTGGTACCCAGATGCTTCATATGACTTCAGTGGTTTCGATATCTCATCGGGAGACACGATCCGAGTGACTGTGGATGCCTTTTCCACGTCGACAGGCAACGCCACCATCGAGAATACCTCGAGTGGCCAGGTTGTGTCCCACAGCTTTACTGGTGGCGTCGAGGGCGACCTGTGTGAATATAACGCGGAGTGGATCGTCGAAGATTTCTCGTCCGGCGGTCTGGTCCCATTTGCGGACTTTGGAACGGTGACCTTCTCGAATGCTATGGCCTCTGACGGTGGCTCCACGGTTGGACCTTCAGGTGCTTCCATTATGGACATCCAGCAGAACAACACTGTTCTTACGACTTCGTCTATTTCTGGGAACAGCGTCATTGTCCAGTACAATTCTTAAATCCAGATGGCCCATAGCAGCGGAACTGAGATTTCCGGTATGCACTTGTGAATAGCTTCGAATTGATTGTAAATATTCTTTCGAACTTCAGTTCATTTAATATTTTATGGGAGACCTGTGTAGATGTAAGCGGAGTGACATTATGCAGCCTGGGTGATTCACATGAAGCACTTCCCTATCTCCACAAAAAGACAACCACCATAGAACAAAGGAGGTAAGTGTTAGGGCACGAGTAAAGGAAAATGCAAAGCAAGAGTTGTGATATACTATTGGTCAGGGCAACACCAGTCGCTATGCTAGAAAGTATAATGTACATCCGGGGTAAAAATACAGAGACAATCAAAGGATGACGTCTAACGAGTTCCGCTAGGTCGACGCACAAGTCGCGGTCTCTTGCGCCTCTCTGTCTTGTGCTTCTCGGCAATGAAGTCCCAACATTCCATAGGCGGCCGAATTCCAATGTTCTGCCCGTTGGGACTGAAGACCTCCACCTGGGGAAAAGGCTGCGAGTCGTTCTCTGGGCCGGGCTTTGCGCGAATCTGCACACTGACTTCAATCCAGCCGCACCCCTCAATGAGGAAATCGGCTGACATCACGCGGTACGGCAAGCGGCCTGGACTGACACCTCTGTCTTTCACGGCTTTTGCGAGCGTGGTGGGTAGATTTGAATTTGTGATATCCCACTCCAGATCAAAGATTCCAGCCGAGGTTATCGAGGATCCGGTGCCTTCTTTCATGAGCACTGTTCCCGGATAGGCGCGCTGCTCGGTCTGCATCTCAATTGCCTTGTCTGTCTTGGTAATGTGCGATTCAATGGGCACAAAACAAGCTGCCAGCATGGTGTCTTCTGGATTGACCGTGGTGAGGCGCacaagaccaccaccaaggagaagagaTTGACCAGGCTTGATTGTGCAACGCTCGGGCTTGACGCGTTTCGTCATGATCAAGTCACGCTTATGTTCGTCACGAACGTGGTCTTCCAATTCACCACGCTCCAGGCCAGGCAAGTCGATCAtttctcctctgcctcgaCCGAACGGAATGCGAATAGGGGAAACGGTAGTCCCAGGTAGGGAAGACACCACTGGAAGGACCGGATACTGATCTTCGGCCGGGACAGGAGGCAAAAGACTATCGGAGTCGAGTTGATTTGAGACCCCCTCCTCTCGGCGATGCTCTATCCAATCATCCATATTCGCAAGACTCTTCGAATCCTTCGGGTAACAAGCTTCAATAAAGCTGCTCTTCCCAACATTGGCCTTTCCAACCACCCAAACTC
Encoded here:
- a CDS encoding uncharacterized protein (ID:PFLUO_008682-T1.cds;~source:funannotate), whose amino-acid sequence is MARLNVLKNHLPWTRTPLIVSAPMSGAATSKLAVAVTRAGGLGQIGFMDDMAALSNELNTAKHELQDLMNTLPNPQQLPIGMGVIVFGSPIEAFMQLFAAYQPAVAWLSFGSTSELRAWTEGIRRSSPETKVWIQLGSLQAALDVALVCRPDVLVVQGGDAAAHGHQNGASVLSLIPEIADTLQENELHDIPLVAAGGIVDGRGCAAALALGASGVVMGTRFLAATETQIPQSYRDAIFKASDGGEVTARSRVFDEIWGPNFWPTTYDGRCLKNKAYEQYRDGVGIDKIRNGLFSAIHRQDTEPLDAQELGSLWAGTGVGLVKSMENAADIVREVQGQTRKYLDRAMLSL
- a CDS encoding uncharacterized protein (ID:PFLUO_008681-T1.cds;~source:funannotate), yielding MVETFSSVPKVDFGRLNNPVTKQEELAKLREAIFLVGFLYLTNTGLEDLLHSTHKRIPEFFALSKEVKEKCDMINSPSFLGYTRLGAETTASKTDFREQFDFGSPGVKPWRDDDPFWQQLEGPNQYPDAPDAKETIEEYFTKAGNLAKRFMHLVAESLSLPPATFDQFKGNMDRLKFVKYPAGPPNSQGVGPHKDSTGLFTFLSQDDTGGLQVLNKNGQWIDVPPVEGSLVVNIQQGFEAITGGVCAATTHRVLAPTQRARFSIPFFLGVRLDLTLPELKESAAHIVQRIPVSDDKKKRDVDVASEFLSPLYSCVCSTMPFQSDLSRG
- a CDS encoding uncharacterized protein (ID:PFLUO_008683-T1.cds;~source:funannotate); the protein is MRYSIISAALLATSAVAAPLTASRQAREQARRGLHIGKARHQTQPPRKPGTNQRLQASEITHEDYDSNWAGAVLVGTGYTAVSAEFQVPTPQAPAGGDSSTQYCSSAWVGIDGDTCSSAILQTGVDFCIQGGSVSYSAWYEWYPDASYDFSGFDISSGDTIRVTVDAFSTSTGNATIENTSSGQVVSHSFTGGVEGDLCEYNAEWIVEDFSSGGLVPFADFGTVTFSNAMASDGGSTVGPSGASIMDIQQNNTVLTTSSISGNSVIVQYNS